In Leishmania donovani BPK282A1 complete genome, chromosome 35, the following are encoded in one genomic region:
- a CDS encoding 60S ribosomal subunit protein L31, putative — MKGKVLGKEKKAAIIDARKKDAESRKNRDDKRWKRVLANMDEEKRKKFHGVGNTAKNSRVRGATRASLRKRTGRKPDAVSMEATIHLSKLLKKKTFSKRAPLAIKRIKAFVGRLMKTKDNRIDASLNTYIWHKGVKGVPGRVRVLIQRKSETTEGNKHKHFYTVISNVPVASFKGLTTKTVEQ; from the coding sequence ATGAAGGGCAAGGTGCTCGGCAAGGAGAAGAAGGCTGCCATCATCGATGCCCGCAAGAAGGACGCGGAGAGTCGCAAGAACCGCGATGACAAGCGCTGGAAGCGCGTGCTCGCGAACATggacgaggagaagcgcaagAAGTTCCACGGCGTCGGCAACACGGCGAAGAactcgcgcgtgcgcggtgcgACCCGCGCGTCTCTGCGCAAGCGCACTGGCCGCAAGCCGGACGCTGTGAGCATGGAGGCGACGATCCACCTGTCGAAGCTGCTGAAGAAGAAGACCTTCTCGAAGCGCGCTCCGCTGGCGATCAAGCGCATCAAGGCGTTTGTGGGTCGTCTGATGAAGACGAAGGACAACCGCATTGACGCGTCGCTGAACACGTACATCTGGCACAAGGGCGTGAAGGGCGTCCCtggccgcgtgcgcgtgctgatCCAGCGCAAGTCGGAGACGACAGAGGGCAACAAGCACAAGCACTTCTACACGGTTATCTCCAACGTGCCGGTTGCGTCCTTCAAGGGCCTGACCACGAAGACGGTGGAGCAGTAA
- a CDS encoding replication factor C, subunit 3, putative codes for MYAGRQGEEAKAAASHLPWVEKYRPSTLESVVAHEDILSTLRHLMDSGNMPHLLLYGPPGTGKTTTIKACAYYLYGKDRVRANVLEMNASDDRGIDVVRQQTREFASTSSIFSMMGSGSSTGGGSGGPAAKFKLVILDEADQMSHDAQAALRRVIEKYTRNVRFCILCNHINKIIPALQSRCTRFRFAPVKKSAMMPRLRFVAEQEGVKYTTDGLAAAFRLSHGDLRRCLNTMQASALSANEVTEESVYRVTGNPTPADVTAIVSDMLSSDFATSWIKVEESVVQKGISIADLTREIHPVMMAMDLPQDCKCFLLMKLSDLEYYAAGGARESAGLGGLLGAFQLVKEAVTQRKPIKDVAGECAC; via the coding sequence ATGTACGCCGGCAGACAAGGCGAAGAGGCCAAGGCGGCTGCCAGCCATCTGCCATGGGTAGAGAAATACCGCCCCAGCACGCTGGAGAGCGTTGTTGCGCACGAGGACATTCTCAgcacgctgcggcacctcATGGACAGCGGTAACATGCCTCACCTGCTGCTCTACGGTCCGCCTGGTACCGGGAAAACGACCACCATTAAGGCATGCGCGTACTACCTCTATGGTAAGGATCGAGTGCGCGCGAACGTGCTCGAGATGAATGCGTCCGATGACCGTGGCATCGACGTGGTGCGCCAGCAGACTCGCGAGTTCGCTAGCACCTCCTCCATATTTTCGATGATGGGCTCCGGCAGCTCGACTGGCGGTGGAAGCGGCGGCCCGGCGGCAAAGTTCAAACTTGTGATCCTCGACGAGGCAGATCAGATGTCCCACGATGCccaggcggcgctgcgtcgcgttATCGAGAAGTACACGCGCAACGTGCGCTTCTGCATTCTGTGCAACCACATCAACAAAATCATACCCGCCCTGCAGTCTCGGTGCACTCGATTCCGCTTCGCGCCGGTGAAGAAATCGGCGATGATGCCGCGCCTCCGGTTcgtggcggagcaggagggtGTCAAATATACGACCGACGGGCTGGCGGCCGCGTTCCGCCTCAGCCACGGTGATTTGCGCCGGTGCCTCAACACCATGCAGGCTTCGGCGCTCTCTGCAAATGAGGTTACAGAGGAGTCCGTTTATCGAGTCACCGGGAACCCGACCCCTGCCGACGTGACGGCGATCGTGTCGGATATGCTCTCCAGCGACTTCGCGACAAGCTGGATCAAGGTGGAGGAAAGCGTTGTGCAGAAGGGCATCTCCATAGCGGATCTGACTCGCGAGATCCACCCTGTCATGATGGCGATGGACTTACCGCAGGACTGCAAGTGCTTTCTGCTCATGAAGCTATCCGACCTTGAGTACTACGCGGCAGGCGGAGCGCGCGAGTCAGCCGGGCTTGGTGGGCTGCTAGGGGCCTTTCAGCTCGTCAAAGAGGCCGTGACGCAGCGCAAGCCAATCAAGGATGTGGCTGGAGAGTGCGCTTGCTGA
- a CDS encoding Peroxin 19, which yields MSDDDLDALLDEAMDMVDEQERKHEEEVRVRDAKLEDDLQKALDEASGTAGGDADMMKMLMSMLGGDSADDASLDSFKKSVMTMVSSLEGEENLGEEDKANLLRVKELMRVMEEEDIDKANDLLEQMKQEGKLPDCNNVGDAEIDEASRRCMEMLQQLSSATQVGHLDPAATPGAASSSSAAPPAAPAGDGAEIPSEVGRATEAMASALISTLADPQFVEPIKLMRDSYGPYMDAHGSELSHEDCERYERQRAKAQEICDLLQNPISGAEDPRLIQLLELMNKYSELGDPPRNLVKYAPKNRKGVEECQ from the coding sequence ATGTCCGATGACGACCTCGACGCGCTTCTTGACGAGGCGATGGATATGGTCGACGAGCAGGAGCGCAAGCATGAGGAGGAGGTTCGCGTGCGGGACGCGAAATTGGAGGACGATCTGCAAAAGGCTCTGGATGAGGCGTCGGGCAcagccggcggcgacgccgacatGATGAAGATGCTCATGTCCATgctcggcggcgacagcgctgaCGACGCGTCTCTCGACAGCTTCAAGAAAAGTGTCATGACAATGGTTTCCTCgctggagggggaggagaatttgggcgaggaggacaaggcGAACCTGCTACGAGTCAAGGAGCTGATGCGcgtgatggaggaggaggacatcGACAAGGCAAACGATTTACTGGAGCAGATGAAGCAAGAAGGCAAACTTCCCGACTGCAATAACGTCGGTGACGCGGAGATTGATGAagcgtcgcggcggtgcatgGAGATGCTGCAACAGCTTTCCAGCGCCACGCAGGTAGGGCACTTGGACCCAGCCGCGACGCCGGGAGCGGCGTCGTCATCctcggcagcaccaccggcggcgccggctggcgacggcgccgaaaTTCCTTCCGAGGTGGGTCGTGCCACGGAGGCCATGGCATCGGCCTTGATTTCCACGCTAGCTGACCCTCAGTTCGTGGAACCCATAAAGCTTATGCGAGACTCGTACGGACCCTACATGGACGCTCACGGCAGCGAGCTGTCGCATGAGGACTGTGAGCGCTACGAACGCCAACGAGCCAAGGCGCAAGAGATCTGCGACTTACTGCAGAACCCCATCTCTGGCGCAGAAGATCCACGGCTTATACAACTGCTGGAGCTCATGAACAAGTACTCGGAGCTAGGTGATCCGCCGCGCAATCTAGTGAAATACGCGCCGAAGAATCGCAAGGGTGTCGAAGAGTGCCAATGA
- a CDS encoding cystathione gamma lyase, putative produces MSSQQHLVSEFTAGSGSWLPQAQGFDTLQVHAGVRPDPVTGAILTPIYQSTTFVQESIDSYQAKGYSYTRSANPTVAVLEQKLCALENGNYCTVYNTGMAATTTAISSFMNAGDHAILTNCCYGGTNRACRVFFSRLGMEFTFVDMRDPQNVIDSIKPNTKLVISETPANPTLILIDVAAVSKICKERGIVHMCDNTFATAYIMRPLDHGADVTLISTTKYVDGHDMTVGGALVTNSKELDAKVRLTQNILGNVMSPQVAFLQLQTVKTMSLRVTKQSHNAQKVAEFLEKHPAVDRVVYPGLASHPQKELADRQHRNNLHGGMLWFEVKGGTAAGRRLMDTVPRPWSLCENLGASESIITCPSVMTHANMTSEDRMKVGITDGFVRVSCGIEDVDDLIAALKIAMDALV; encoded by the coding sequence ATGtcctcgcagcagcaccttgtCTCTGAATTCACGGCCGGCTCCGGCTCGTGGTTGCCGCAGGCGCAGGGCTTCGACACCCTGCAGGTGCACGCCGGCGTCCGCCCCGACCCGGTCACGGGTGCCATCCTCACCCCGATCTACCAGTCCACCACGTTCGTGCAGGAGTCGATCGACAGCTACCAGGCGAAGGGCTACTCCTACACTCGCTCTGCCAACCCTACGGTGGCTGTGCTGGAGCAGAAGCTGTGCGCCTTGGAGAACGGCAACTACTGCACGGTGTACAACACCGGCATGGCTGCGACCACCACGGCTATCTCGTCGTTCATGAACGCCGGAGACCACGCGATCTTGACGAACTGCTGCTACGGTGGCACTAACCGCGCCTGCCGTGTGTTCTTCAGCCGCCTCGGGATGGAGTTTACTTTCGTTGACATGCGCGATCCCCAGAACGTCATCGATTCCATCAAACCCAACACAAAGTTGGTGATCAGCGAGACGCCCGCCAACCCCACGTTGATACTTATCGACGTTGCTGCGGTGTCGAAGATATGCAAAGAAAGGGGTATTGTGCACATGTGCGACAACACCTTCGCCACAGCCTACATCATGCGCCCGCTCGACCACGGCGCTGATGTCACCCTGATCAGCACAACCAAGTACGTGGACGGCCACGACATGACCGTGGGCGGCGCCCTCGTCACAAACAGCAAGGAGCTGGACGCTAAGGTGCGCCTGACCCAGAACATCCTTGGCAACGTCATGAGCCCTCAGGTGGCtttcctgcagctgcagacgGTGAAGACAATGTCGCTGCGCGTGACGAAGCAGAGCCACAACGCACAGAAAGTTGCTGAGTTCCTGGAGAAGCATCCCGCTGTGGACCGTGTCGTGTACCCGGGTCTTGCTTCCCACCCGCAGAAGGAGCTGGCCGaccggcagcaccgcaaCAACCTGCACGGCGGCATGCTCTGGTTTGAGGTCAAGGGCGGGACTGCCGCTGGTCGGCGCCTGATGGACACCGTGCCGCGCCCATGGTCCCTCTGCGAGAATCTCGGTGCCTCGGAGAGCATCATCACCTGCCCGTCTGTCATGACCCACGCGAACATGACGAGCGAGGACCGCATGAAGGTGGGCATCACGGACGGATTCGTGCGTGTGAGCTGCGGTATCGAGGACGTCGATGACCTCATCGCCGCTCTCAAGATCGCCATGGATGCCCTCGTCTAG